Proteins encoded in a region of the Mycolicibacterium chitae genome:
- a CDS encoding TetR/AcrR family transcriptional regulator encodes MAKVSGAESRQPQADHAPAATDPARAKSQARAQSFMRSALAILGETGRTDFTVLEVVERSKTSLRAFYQHFATKDELLLALVEKIMADATERWAAETADLPSDEALRLLVDRVSAPAESTTQEGINRGLTYYNDHLLETRPKEFAKVLAPLNRLVIDILRRGIADGVFRSDLDVATDATILMHTALGALRLRDLGAELNGVPIDGRHVYEFSLRGLLK; translated from the coding sequence ATGGCCAAGGTGAGCGGAGCCGAATCGCGGCAACCGCAGGCCGACCACGCGCCTGCTGCCACCGATCCGGCGCGCGCAAAATCGCAGGCGCGTGCGCAGAGTTTCATGCGTTCGGCGCTGGCGATCCTCGGCGAGACGGGCCGCACGGACTTCACCGTGCTGGAGGTCGTCGAGCGGTCCAAGACCTCGCTGCGGGCGTTCTACCAGCACTTCGCAACCAAGGACGAACTGCTGCTGGCGTTGGTCGAGAAGATCATGGCCGACGCCACCGAGCGGTGGGCCGCCGAGACCGCGGATCTGCCCAGCGACGAGGCGCTGCGCCTGCTGGTCGACCGGGTCAGCGCGCCCGCGGAGTCCACCACGCAGGAGGGCATCAACCGCGGTCTGACGTACTACAACGACCACCTGCTCGAGACCCGCCCCAAGGAGTTCGCCAAGGTGCTCGCACCGCTGAACCGGCTGGTCATCGACATCCTGCGGCGCGGGATCGCCGACGGCGTGTTCCGGTCCGACCTGGACGTGGCCACCGACGCCACGATCCTGATGCACACCGCGCTGGGGGCGCTTCGGCTACGCGATCTGGGCGCCGAACTCAACGGCGTGCCGATCGACGGCCGGCACGTCTACGAATTCAGCCTCCGCGGCCTGCTGAAATAA
- a CDS encoding amidohydrolase family protein yields the protein MPSRNLDYPVFDADNHFYEPQEALTQFLPENRKGVIDYIDVRGRTKIVVRNQISDYIPNPTFEVVARPGAQEEYFRHGSGGKSYREVMGKPMKAIPAFRNPEARLEVLDGLGLDYTIMFPTLASLVEERLKDDPDLILDIIHALNQWMYETWSFNYSDRIFSTPVINLGVVDRALEELEWCLERGAKTVLVRPAPVPGYRGSRSMGLPEFDPFWDACVKAGIPVCMHASDSGYAQYLNDWEPADEFLPFKPTSFRMVAMGKRPIEDTMAALVCHGALTRNPDLRILSVENGASWVPYLFYQFKDVYSKMPQEFPEDPIEAFKRCVYVAPFWEDNFKQMADLCGIDRVIFGSDWPHPEGLSDPINLVDDLERHGLDEEGIRKVMGGNLVDLFKVENKKVHNPDVPALVIA from the coding sequence ATGCCGTCACGGAATCTCGACTATCCGGTGTTCGACGCCGACAACCACTTCTACGAGCCGCAGGAAGCCCTGACTCAGTTCCTGCCCGAAAACCGCAAGGGCGTCATCGATTACATCGATGTGCGCGGCCGGACCAAGATCGTCGTGCGCAACCAGATCAGCGACTACATCCCCAACCCCACCTTCGAGGTGGTCGCCCGCCCCGGCGCCCAGGAGGAGTACTTCCGGCACGGCAGCGGCGGCAAGAGCTACCGCGAGGTGATGGGCAAGCCGATGAAGGCGATCCCCGCCTTCCGCAATCCCGAAGCCCGCCTCGAGGTGCTCGACGGTCTGGGCCTGGACTACACGATCATGTTCCCCACCCTGGCCAGCCTGGTCGAGGAGCGACTCAAGGACGACCCGGACCTGATCCTCGACATCATCCACGCGCTCAACCAGTGGATGTACGAGACCTGGTCGTTCAACTACTCCGATCGCATCTTCTCGACGCCGGTGATCAACCTCGGCGTGGTCGACCGCGCCCTCGAGGAGCTGGAGTGGTGCCTCGAGCGGGGCGCCAAGACCGTGCTGGTCCGGCCCGCGCCGGTGCCGGGTTACCGCGGCAGCCGCTCGATGGGCCTGCCCGAGTTCGACCCGTTCTGGGACGCCTGCGTCAAGGCCGGCATCCCGGTCTGCATGCACGCCTCCGACAGCGGCTACGCGCAGTACCTCAACGACTGGGAACCCGCCGACGAGTTCCTGCCGTTCAAGCCGACCTCGTTCCGCATGGTGGCCATGGGCAAGCGCCCGATCGAGGACACCATGGCCGCGCTGGTCTGCCACGGCGCGCTGACCCGCAATCCGGACCTACGCATCCTGTCGGTGGAGAACGGCGCCTCCTGGGTGCCCTACCTCTTCTACCAGTTCAAGGACGTCTATTCGAAGATGCCGCAAGAGTTCCCGGAGGATCCGATCGAGGCCTTCAAGCGGTGCGTGTACGTCGCCCCGTTCTGGGAGGACAACTTCAAGCAGATGGCCGACCTGTGCGGCATCGACCGGGTCATCTTCGGTTCGGACTGGCCGCACCCGGAGGGCCTGTCCGATCCGATCAACCTGGTCGACGACCTGGAGCGCCACGGCCTCGACGAGGAGGGCATCCGAAAGGTCATGGGCGGCAACCTGGTCGACCTGTTCAAGGTCGAGAACAAGAAGGTGCACAACCCCGACGTGCCGGCCCTCGTCATCGCATGA
- a CDS encoding acyl-CoA dehydrogenase family protein — protein sequence MTDLAANPEQLLFASTTRAFLDKEASLAHVRGLHDAGTSFESAWWQRAAELGWASLLVPEELGGGSVSGDGVADLALVAEQIGTSVAPGPLHPVSTVLAALTEAPEGHEDTIEALVSGELVASWAVYEPRRPLSLRDDAEITTTATPTDAGFRIDGVKDRVEAGAEAGALLVLARCDGALRQFVVPTDAAGVTVTAQESVDLVKRYARVEFDGVTVDASAAVGDAAQTPAILERQRQIALVLQCAEIVGILDAVLTMTNQWLTDRHSFGRPLASYQALKHRAADMKMWFEAARGTTAGAVAAVSARAADAPLLVSVAKAYVAERAPVMLQDCVQLHGGIGVTWEHDLHLYLRRVSLYRAMFGSPEDHHRAVYALSRKSDTSS from the coding sequence ATGACCGACCTCGCCGCCAACCCGGAACAGCTACTGTTCGCGTCCACCACGCGGGCCTTCCTGGACAAGGAAGCGTCGCTGGCCCACGTGCGCGGGCTGCATGACGCCGGAACCTCGTTCGAGTCCGCGTGGTGGCAGCGCGCCGCCGAATTGGGGTGGGCCAGCCTGCTGGTCCCCGAAGAACTCGGCGGCGGAAGCGTTTCCGGCGACGGGGTCGCCGACCTTGCCCTGGTGGCCGAGCAGATCGGAACTTCGGTGGCCCCTGGACCGCTGCATCCGGTGAGCACCGTGCTCGCCGCGCTGACCGAGGCCCCCGAGGGCCACGAGGACACCATCGAGGCGCTGGTCTCCGGTGAACTGGTGGCGTCCTGGGCGGTCTACGAGCCGCGGCGGCCGCTGAGCCTGCGGGACGACGCCGAGATCACCACCACCGCAACGCCGACCGACGCCGGCTTCCGCATCGACGGCGTCAAGGACCGGGTCGAGGCGGGCGCCGAGGCCGGTGCGCTGCTGGTGCTGGCCCGCTGCGACGGCGCGCTGCGCCAGTTCGTGGTGCCGACCGACGCGGCCGGGGTCACCGTCACCGCCCAGGAGTCGGTCGATCTGGTCAAGCGTTACGCCCGAGTCGAATTCGACGGCGTGACCGTGGACGCGTCGGCCGCGGTGGGCGACGCCGCGCAGACACCGGCGATCCTGGAGCGGCAACGTCAGATCGCGCTGGTCCTGCAGTGCGCCGAGATCGTCGGGATCCTCGACGCGGTGCTGACCATGACCAATCAGTGGCTGACCGACCGGCACAGCTTCGGCCGGCCGCTGGCCTCCTATCAGGCCCTCAAGCACCGCGCCGCGGACATGAAGATGTGGTTCGAGGCCGCGCGCGGCACCACCGCGGGTGCGGTCGCCGCGGTGTCCGCCCGGGCCGCCGACGCGCCGCTGCTGGTCAGCGTCGCGAAAGCCTATGTGGCCGAACGCGCCCCGGTGATGTTGCAGGACTGCGTGCAGTTGCACGGTGGCATCGGCGTGACGTGGGAACACGATCTGCACCTGTACCTGCGCCGGGTGTCGCTGTACCGGGCCATGTTCGGCTCCCCGGAAGACCATCACCGCGCCGTGTACGCCCTGAGTAGGAAGTCGGATACGTCCTCATGA
- a CDS encoding acyl-CoA dehydrogenase family protein, with translation MTETVTAPETTESVAEFAARARAWLAENMPRIDPDNPPFSVRADQQSWDRAKELQQRLYAGGFAGICFPREYGGLGLDFAYQKAFNDECRCYEMPLILNTPSFTICAATILDVGSEQQKRDRISAAIRGDEILVQLLSEPSGGSDLAGVITRADRKDDKWIINGAKTWSTSAFAGDYGLMLARTDWTVPKHQGLTMFLVPLNAPGITMRRIKEVNGNEEFCEEFFDGLELGDDAVVGDVNDGWTVASRQLHHERRAVGGGSEFASGTGAENANEMPPDHVRLAELTGQGDDARVQDLAGRALVRRLVKKQLIDHVGAAIANGSLPPNAGTLIRLFHAETTELEVDTALAIAGTAGVVDEGGELAGMLDIGVRYLSRQTGSLGGGSSEMARNVIGERVLGFPREFAADRGVPFNEVKRGRS, from the coding sequence ATGACCGAGACGGTGACAGCGCCCGAGACCACCGAGTCGGTGGCGGAGTTCGCCGCCCGCGCCCGTGCGTGGCTGGCCGAGAACATGCCGCGGATCGATCCGGACAATCCGCCGTTCTCCGTACGCGCCGACCAGCAGTCCTGGGACCGTGCCAAGGAACTTCAGCAGCGGTTGTACGCCGGCGGTTTCGCGGGCATCTGCTTCCCCCGCGAGTACGGCGGCCTCGGCCTGGATTTCGCCTACCAGAAGGCGTTCAACGACGAGTGCCGCTGCTACGAGATGCCGTTGATCCTCAACACGCCGTCGTTCACCATCTGCGCCGCGACCATCCTCGACGTCGGCAGCGAGCAGCAGAAGCGGGACCGCATCTCGGCGGCCATCCGGGGCGACGAGATCCTGGTGCAGCTGCTGTCCGAGCCCAGCGGCGGCTCCGATCTGGCCGGGGTGATCACCCGGGCGGACCGCAAGGACGACAAGTGGATCATCAACGGCGCCAAGACCTGGAGCACCAGCGCCTTCGCCGGTGACTACGGGTTGATGCTGGCCCGCACCGACTGGACCGTGCCCAAGCACCAGGGCCTGACGATGTTCCTGGTGCCGCTGAACGCACCGGGGATCACCATGCGGCGCATCAAGGAGGTCAACGGCAACGAGGAATTCTGCGAGGAGTTCTTCGACGGCCTCGAACTCGGCGACGACGCGGTGGTCGGCGACGTCAACGACGGTTGGACCGTGGCCAGCCGCCAGCTGCACCACGAGCGCCGGGCCGTGGGCGGCGGTTCCGAGTTCGCCAGCGGCACCGGCGCCGAGAACGCCAACGAGATGCCGCCGGATCACGTCCGGTTGGCCGAGCTCACCGGCCAGGGCGACGATGCGCGGGTGCAGGACCTGGCCGGGCGCGCGCTGGTGCGCCGGCTGGTCAAGAAGCAACTGATCGACCACGTGGGTGCGGCGATCGCCAACGGCTCCCTGCCGCCGAACGCGGGCACGCTGATCCGGTTGTTCCACGCCGAGACCACCGAACTCGAGGTCGACACCGCGCTGGCCATCGCCGGCACCGCGGGTGTCGTCGACGAGGGCGGCGAGCTGGCCGGGATGCTCGACATCGGGGTGCGCTACCTGTCGCGGCAGACCGGATCGCTCGGCGGCGGCAGCAGCGAGATGGCGCGCAACGTCATCGGCGAACGCGTGCTGGGGTTCCCCCGCGAATTCGCCGCCGACCGCGGCGTGCCGTTCAACGAGGTCAAACGCGGACGATCCTGA
- a CDS encoding ketosteroid isomerase family protein produces the protein MTDTSTDISPALAASQASWAAVHANDREAWLALMADDVLIEDPIGQAPTNADGTGVRGKEKVYEFYDNTIAKAVARRITCEETFPSSSPQEIAHILNLHFEFEGGVTSDVRGIFTYRVDEAGLLTNLRGYWNMDAMKFGQVEQR, from the coding sequence ATGACCGACACCAGCACCGACATCTCCCCCGCCCTGGCGGCATCCCAGGCGTCCTGGGCTGCGGTCCACGCCAACGACCGGGAGGCGTGGCTGGCGCTGATGGCCGACGACGTCCTCATCGAGGATCCCATCGGCCAGGCGCCCACCAACGCCGACGGCACCGGGGTGCGCGGCAAGGAGAAGGTCTACGAGTTCTACGACAACACCATTGCCAAGGCCGTCGCCCGCCGGATCACCTGCGAGGAGACGTTCCCGTCGAGCTCGCCGCAGGAGATCGCGCACATCCTGAACCTGCACTTCGAGTTCGAGGGCGGCGTCACCAGCGACGTCCGCGGGATCTTCACCTACCGGGTCGACGAGGCCGGTCTGCTGACAAATCTGCGCGGCTACTGGAACATGGACGCCATGAAGTTCGGTCAGGTCGAGCAGCGCTGA
- a CDS encoding hemerythrin domain-containing protein: MCQYCGCRDIPLLRDYIAEHERVINHGGAAISAFDAGDYPRARTELAAMAAELRSHWLGEETGLFAVMGRDEMFREHITPLIAEHRELGALLDTVDVTRAEDRDRVRVAFDELYEHIAKEEDGLFPAALTNLDGDEWDTAIAAWHRAHPGRSMIAEGQ; the protein is encoded by the coding sequence GTGTGTCAGTACTGTGGATGCCGGGACATCCCCCTGCTGCGGGACTACATCGCCGAGCACGAGCGCGTCATCAACCACGGCGGCGCGGCCATCAGCGCCTTCGATGCCGGTGACTATCCGCGGGCGCGCACCGAACTGGCCGCGATGGCCGCGGAACTGCGTTCGCACTGGCTCGGCGAGGAGACCGGCCTGTTCGCGGTGATGGGCCGCGACGAGATGTTCCGTGAGCACATCACGCCGCTGATCGCCGAGCATCGCGAACTCGGCGCGCTGCTCGACACCGTCGATGTCACCCGCGCCGAAGACCGCGACCGGGTCCGGGTGGCCTTCGACGAACTGTACGAACACATCGCCAAGGAGGAGGACGGGCTGTTCCCGGCGGCCCTGACCAACCTCGACGGCGACGAATGGGACACCGCGATCGCTGCCTGGCATCGAGCGCACCCCGGCCGGTCGATGATCGCCGAGGGACAATAG
- the helR gene encoding RNA polymerase recycling motor ATPase HelR has translation MQGYDAELRRERGYVADLYARLDEERARAKQRHREALRAPIDAQDGGTLVHRDAEVRAMTQRIQRLDVADDGLCFGRLDTETGERRYIGRLGLFDDEDSYEPLLLDWRAAAARAFYVATAASPEGMRRRRQFHTRGRQIVDFTDELLGRPDAEEATGDAALLAAVNAPRGEGMRDIVATIQAEQDEIIRLDHPGVLVIEGGPGTGKTVVALHRVAYLLYTQRERMERHGVLVVGPNPAFLDHVSRVLPSLGESNVVFMTPGDLVPGLRVTAEDGPEAARHKGSRKILGVLAAAIADHQRVPVEPLPIELADVDVRIDAETAQWAIEEARASELPHNEARAVFIDVVTWVLTERAIARIGRGWLTRDDKAAWEHLRAELLDELDEHAGFAAALDQLWPTLTPQSLLAQLYTSQERLRAAGADPSLFRADGEAWTVSDVPLLDELVDLLGRGKEAEAAERAAEAERREEAAYAAGVLDLMIDREDLMDDEDHLIAQDLIGAEDLADRFTERDHRELAERAAADRDWTYRHVVVDEAQELSEMDWRVLMRRCPGRSFTVVGDLAQRRSAAGATSWGAMLDPYVAGRWEYRPLSVNYRTPAEIMAVAATVLADFAPTVRPPESVRATGVPPWSRQVRDDDEMVAAVEAFVAEEAGREGTSVVIGPADVPGAVAPADIKGLEFDAVLVVEPERILADGPRGAAELYVALTRATQRLGVLHRDPLPEALAGLVRG, from the coding sequence ATTCAGGGATACGACGCCGAACTGCGCCGCGAGCGCGGTTATGTGGCCGACCTCTACGCCCGCCTCGACGAGGAGCGGGCCCGCGCCAAACAGCGACACCGCGAGGCGCTGCGCGCCCCGATCGACGCCCAGGACGGCGGCACGCTGGTACACCGCGACGCCGAGGTGCGCGCGATGACCCAACGCATCCAGCGCCTCGACGTGGCCGACGACGGACTCTGCTTCGGCCGGCTGGACACCGAGACCGGGGAACGCCGCTACATCGGCCGCCTCGGTCTGTTCGACGACGAGGATTCCTACGAGCCGCTGCTGCTGGACTGGCGTGCCGCGGCGGCGCGCGCGTTCTACGTCGCGACCGCCGCCAGCCCGGAGGGCATGCGGCGTCGCCGCCAGTTCCACACCCGCGGACGGCAGATCGTCGACTTCACCGACGAGTTGCTCGGCCGGCCCGACGCCGAGGAGGCCACCGGCGATGCCGCGCTGCTGGCCGCCGTCAACGCCCCGCGGGGCGAGGGCATGCGCGACATCGTCGCGACCATCCAGGCCGAGCAGGACGAGATCATCCGCCTCGACCACCCCGGGGTGCTGGTCATCGAGGGCGGTCCGGGCACCGGCAAGACCGTCGTCGCGCTGCATCGTGTCGCCTACCTGCTCTACACCCAGCGGGAGCGGATGGAACGCCACGGCGTCCTGGTCGTCGGCCCCAACCCCGCCTTCCTCGATCACGTCAGCCGGGTGCTGCCGTCGCTCGGCGAGTCGAACGTGGTGTTCATGACGCCCGGCGATCTGGTGCCCGGGCTGCGGGTGACGGCCGAGGACGGGCCCGAGGCCGCCCGGCACAAGGGTTCGCGCAAGATCCTGGGCGTGCTGGCCGCGGCCATCGCCGATCATCAGCGCGTCCCGGTCGAGCCGCTGCCGATCGAACTGGCCGACGTCGACGTGCGCATCGATGCCGAGACCGCGCAGTGGGCCATCGAGGAGGCCCGCGCCAGCGAACTGCCGCACAACGAGGCCCGCGCGGTGTTCATCGACGTCGTCACCTGGGTGCTCACCGAGCGGGCGATTGCCAGGATCGGGCGCGGCTGGTTGACCCGCGACGACAAGGCCGCCTGGGAACATCTGCGCGCCGAACTGCTCGACGAACTCGACGAACACGCCGGGTTCGCGGCCGCGCTGGACCAGCTGTGGCCGACCCTGACCCCGCAATCCCTGCTGGCGCAGCTCTACACCAGCCAGGAGAGGTTGCGCGCCGCCGGCGCGGACCCGTCGCTGTTCCGGGCCGACGGCGAGGCCTGGACAGTCTCGGATGTGCCGCTGCTCGACGAGCTGGTGGATCTGCTGGGCCGCGGCAAGGAGGCCGAGGCTGCCGAGCGGGCCGCCGAGGCCGAACGCCGGGAGGAGGCCGCCTACGCGGCCGGCGTGCTGGACCTGATGATCGACCGCGAGGACCTGATGGACGACGAGGACCACCTCATCGCCCAGGACCTCATCGGCGCCGAGGACCTCGCCGACCGGTTCACCGAACGCGACCACCGCGAACTGGCCGAACGCGCGGCCGCCGACCGGGACTGGACCTACCGGCACGTCGTGGTCGACGAGGCCCAGGAGCTGTCCGAGATGGATTGGCGGGTGCTGATGCGCCGCTGCCCGGGCCGATCCTTCACCGTCGTCGGCGATCTGGCCCAGCGCCGTTCGGCGGCCGGGGCAACGTCGTGGGGCGCGATGCTCGATCCGTACGTGGCCGGCCGCTGGGAGTACCGCCCGCTGTCGGTCAACTACCGCACGCCGGCGGAGATCATGGCGGTCGCCGCGACCGTGCTCGCCGACTTCGCGCCCACGGTCCGGCCCCCGGAATCGGTCCGAGCCACCGGGGTGCCGCCCTGGTCACGACAGGTGCGGGACGACGACGAGATGGTCGCCGCGGTCGAGGCATTCGTCGCCGAAGAAGCCGGGCGCGAGGGCACCAGCGTGGTGATCGGACCGGCCGACGTGCCGGGCGCGGTGGCACCCGCCGACATCAAGGGCCTCGAGTTCGACGCCGTCCTGGTCGTCGAACCCGAGCGCATCCTCGCCGACGGGCCGCGCGGCGCGGCCGAACTCTACGTCGCGCTCACCCGCGCGACGCAGCGCCTCGGCGTCCTGCACCGCGATCCGCTGCCCGAAGCCCTTGCCGGGCTGGTTAGGGGCTAG
- the urtA gene encoding urea ABC transporter substrate-binding protein yields the protein MPSSSRPCLRKPAVAAGALLCATALTLAGCGSKATDTVATEGGPSCVDTDGPTIKVGSLNSLSGTMAISEVTVRDAIALAVEQINADGGVLGKQIEVVGEDGASEPTVFAEKAEKLIKDDCVAAVFGGWTSSSRKAMLPVFEGNDALLYYPVQYEGLESSDNIFYTGATTNQQIVPALDYLKEKGVTSLYLVGSDYVFPQTANRIIRAYAEANDLEIKGEDYTPLGSTDFSTIVNKVRASEAGAVFNTLNGDSNVAFFKEYTNAGLNPQTMPVISVSIAEEEVKGIGAQNIDGQLTAWNYYQSIDTPENQAFVAAFQDKYGADRVTSDPMEAAYVSVHLWKNTVEKANSFGVKDIQDNADGVSFTGPEGLVTIDGDNHHITKTARIGEIRPDGLIYTTWESQGPIEPDPYLESYPWASGLAG from the coding sequence ATGCCCAGTTCTTCGCGTCCCTGTCTGAGAAAGCCGGCGGTCGCCGCGGGCGCCCTGCTCTGCGCCACCGCGCTGACGCTGGCCGGTTGCGGCAGCAAGGCCACCGACACCGTTGCCACCGAGGGCGGCCCCTCCTGCGTGGACACCGACGGCCCCACCATCAAGGTGGGGTCGCTGAACTCGCTGTCGGGCACCATGGCCATCTCCGAGGTGACGGTGCGCGACGCCATCGCGCTGGCCGTCGAGCAGATCAACGCCGACGGCGGCGTGCTGGGCAAGCAGATCGAGGTCGTCGGCGAGGACGGCGCCTCGGAGCCCACCGTGTTCGCCGAGAAGGCCGAGAAGCTCATCAAGGACGACTGCGTGGCGGCGGTCTTCGGCGGCTGGACCTCGTCGAGCCGCAAGGCCATGCTGCCGGTCTTCGAGGGCAACGACGCGCTGCTGTACTACCCGGTGCAATACGAGGGCCTGGAGTCCAGCGACAACATCTTCTACACCGGGGCGACCACCAATCAACAGATCGTGCCGGCGCTCGATTACCTGAAGGAAAAGGGTGTCACGTCGCTGTACCTGGTGGGCAGCGACTACGTGTTCCCGCAGACCGCCAACCGCATCATCCGGGCCTACGCCGAAGCCAACGACCTCGAGATCAAGGGCGAGGACTACACCCCGCTGGGCTCCACCGACTTCTCCACCATCGTCAACAAGGTGCGCGCCTCCGAGGCCGGCGCGGTGTTCAACACGCTCAACGGCGACTCGAACGTGGCGTTCTTCAAGGAGTACACCAACGCCGGGCTGAATCCGCAGACCATGCCGGTGATCTCGGTGTCGATCGCCGAGGAGGAGGTCAAGGGCATCGGGGCGCAGAATATCGACGGGCAGCTGACCGCGTGGAACTACTACCAGAGCATCGACACCCCGGAGAACCAGGCGTTCGTCGCAGCCTTCCAGGACAAGTACGGCGCCGACCGGGTCACCTCCGATCCGATGGAGGCCGCCTACGTCTCGGTGCACCTGTGGAAGAACACCGTGGAGAAGGCGAACTCGTTCGGCGTCAAGGATATTCAGGACAACGCCGACGGCGTGAGCTTCACCGGCCCGGAGGGGCTGGTCACCATCGACGGCGACAATCACCACATCACCAAGACCGCACGCATCGGCGAGATCCGGCCCGACGGGCTGATCTACACCACCTGGGAGTCGCAGGGTCCGATCGAGCCGGACCCCTACCTGGAGTCCTATCCGTGGGCCAGCGGCCTCGCCGGCTGA
- the urtB gene encoding urea ABC transporter permease subunit UrtB gives MDVLIGQLATGLSLGSILLLAALGLALTFGQMGVINMAHGEFIMAGCYTAYVMQQIVSNAGASLLISLVVGFVVGGLLGVLLETTLIQRMYHRPLDTLLVTFGVGLVLQQVARDLFGAPAVNVIAPTWLSGGVEIFGTVVPKTRLFILVLAIACVTALAALLKASPMGRRIRAVVQNRDLAETSGISSRRTDVTTFFIGSGLAGVAGVALTLIGSTSPTIGQSYLIDAFLVVVVGGLGQIKGTVIAAFALGFLNSFIEYSTTASLAKVIVFVLIVVFLQARPQGLFTVRTRSLV, from the coding sequence ATGGATGTCCTGATCGGGCAGCTGGCAACGGGATTGAGCCTGGGCTCGATCCTGTTGCTGGCCGCCCTGGGGTTGGCGCTGACGTTCGGGCAGATGGGCGTCATCAACATGGCGCACGGCGAGTTCATCATGGCCGGCTGCTACACCGCCTACGTCATGCAGCAGATCGTTTCCAATGCCGGTGCTTCCCTGTTGATCTCGCTGGTAGTGGGGTTCGTGGTGGGCGGTCTGCTCGGGGTGCTGCTGGAGACCACGCTGATCCAGCGGATGTATCACCGGCCGCTGGACACGCTGCTGGTGACGTTCGGTGTCGGACTGGTGCTGCAGCAGGTGGCCCGCGACCTGTTCGGCGCCCCGGCGGTCAACGTCATCGCCCCGACGTGGCTGTCCGGCGGTGTCGAGATCTTCGGCACGGTGGTGCCCAAGACCCGGCTGTTCATCCTGGTGCTGGCCATCGCGTGCGTCACGGCGCTGGCCGCGCTGCTCAAGGCCAGCCCGATGGGGCGGCGGATCCGCGCCGTCGTGCAGAACCGGGATCTGGCGGAGACCAGCGGCATCTCGTCGCGCCGCACCGACGTCACCACGTTCTTCATCGGCTCGGGCCTGGCCGGGGTGGCCGGGGTGGCGCTGACGCTGATCGGCTCGACGAGCCCGACGATCGGCCAGAGCTATCTGATCGATGCGTTCCTGGTGGTCGTGGTCGGCGGCCTCGGTCAGATCAAGGGCACCGTGATCGCCGCCTTCGCGCTCGGATTCCTGAACTCGTTCATCGAGTACAGCACCACCGCGTCGCTGGCCAAAGTGATCGTTTTCGTGCTCATCGTGGTGTTCCTGCAGGCCCGCCCGCAGGGACTGTTCACAGTCCGGACAAGGAGCCTCGTATGA
- the urtC gene encoding urea ABC transporter permease subunit UrtC — MRKLLGRWQTWAGFGAAAVLLFGLAPLVLSEFRLGMFAKFLCFAIVAVGIGLAWGRGGMLVLGQGVFFGLGGYMMAMHLKIADAQLHGDAVPNFMQIAGIRVLPGYWAPFASPLFTVLAILIVPTAIAAALGFGVFKRRVKGAYFAILSQALAAALAILLVGQTTLGGSNGLNRFQTFFGFTLNDPANRRMLYFIAAGVLLAVLAIARQLMVSRYGELLVAVRDGEERVRFLGYDPANIKVVAYSVAALFAAIAGALFAPIVGFIAPSQIGILPSIAFLIAVAIGGRTTLLGPVLGAIGIAWAQTLFSERFPSEWIYAQGLLFIIVVGFFPAGLAGLGALFTRRRRADRAPVAPDPLPDPEPAPETAGARL; from the coding sequence ATGAGAAAACTGTTGGGACGCTGGCAGACCTGGGCCGGCTTCGGGGCGGCCGCGGTCCTGCTGTTCGGCCTGGCACCGCTGGTGCTGTCCGAGTTTCGGCTCGGCATGTTCGCCAAGTTCCTGTGCTTTGCCATCGTGGCCGTCGGTATCGGGCTGGCTTGGGGTCGCGGCGGCATGCTGGTGCTCGGCCAGGGCGTGTTCTTCGGTCTCGGCGGCTACATGATGGCCATGCACCTCAAGATCGCCGATGCGCAGTTGCACGGCGACGCGGTGCCGAACTTCATGCAGATCGCCGGGATCCGGGTGCTGCCCGGATACTGGGCACCATTCGCCTCCCCGCTGTTCACGGTGCTGGCCATCCTGATCGTGCCCACCGCGATCGCGGCCGCACTCGGCTTCGGGGTGTTCAAGCGGCGGGTCAAGGGCGCCTACTTCGCGATCCTGTCGCAGGCGTTGGCCGCGGCGCTGGCCATCCTGCTGGTCGGCCAGACCACCCTCGGTGGCTCCAACGGGCTCAACAGATTCCAGACGTTCTTCGGCTTCACGCTCAACGATCCCGCCAACCGCCGGATGCTGTACTTCATCGCCGCGGGCGTGCTGCTGGCGGTCCTCGCGATCGCGCGACAGCTGATGGTCAGCCGCTACGGCGAGCTGCTGGTGGCCGTGCGCGACGGCGAGGAACGGGTCCGGTTCCTGGGGTACGACCCGGCCAACATCAAGGTCGTGGCCTACAGCGTGGCCGCCTTGTTCGCCGCCATCGCCGGCGCGCTGTTCGCCCCCATCGTCGGGTTCATCGCGCCCTCCCAGATCGGCATCCTGCCCTCGATCGCGTTCCTGATCGCCGTCGCGATCGGCGGCCGGACCACGCTGTTGGGTCCGGTGCTGGGGGCGATCGGGATCGCCTGGGCGCAAACGCTGTTCTCCGAACGGTTTCCGTCCGAATGGATCTACGCCCAGGGTCTGCTGTTCATCATCGTCGTCGGCTTCTTCCCCGCCGGGCTGGCCGGGTTGGGTGCGCTGTTCACCCGTCGTCGGCGCGCGGATCGAGCACCCGTGGCACCGGATCCGTTACCCGATCCGGAGCCGGCACCCGAGACGGCGGGGGCACGACTGTGA